TTATGTCTGTTTATTTGAGCAACCACCGTGTCTTTTGAAGTTTATGTGGATAGGTTTTATCATCTCTTGGCTACATTTATTCTCCTTTTGGTGGTTAATATACAGGTAGGGGTCGTAAAGCCGCCACCACtttaatgaattaaaattggcTCATTAGTTTGAATGCTCCTATTTCTGGATGATTTCTAATTTTCACCCTTTCAACACCTGAAGTTACAAAAAATTAACTGAAAATACCCCGACATAAAAAAGAAATCACAAGATATAAGTTATACCTGACAAAAAAATCTCAAGCAAAAATTTGATTCCATTTCAAAACATTATGCCTTAAGAAGTTCATAACCTACAAGTTTTACGTGCACAATTTAGTTCTTACGGTGCTTGTGTCATTTTTAGAATACTTCTGCATAATTTATTCCTATGGAACTTCTGTCGTACAAGTTGCAAAACTAGGTCATAGTTAAGAGTACTTTaacccataaattttcattaaatgaAAATCAAGAAGATCATCTTGAAATAAGGGTAATCCATGCAAAATCTATattaaaattagaagaaaaaaagattgtGTTCAGCAATTTGAACCTATGATCTCTTCGTCACATGATAATAATTTTTAGTTTTGCATCAAGGCTCCCCTTAACAATGCAAATAGTTAGAAAGAATTAAAAAAGTTCACCAAAGAGCGGTAAAGTCAAATTTTGAAAGGTCTCCTTCCAAACAAGATGAAACTAATGACTTCCTTGTATGTAGGCTTTAAACGGTTCAGCTCATCCCAATGTTCACTTACAACAGCACATACAACATCTTCATGGACGCCATACCGGTCTAATCAACGACTAGAATGTGCTTGATGCGATTATCTGGTGACACGTTATGtagaaaattagaaaagaaaGAGTTGAAGCATAAAAAGTCGTTGGAAAATATCACATGTATGGTATTTAGGGGATACAAACAAGTCTATTCAAGAGACAACAAAGCCAAAACGTGTACTGCAAGTTGGTAAgtctttttttgaaaataaaaaataaaaaattgataacCGTGCCACTATGGTGTCCAGGATATCTTTTGCGCCAAGATAATAGATTTCCCACGACAAGCCATTGTCTTTGCAACTTCAACCATGCCAAGCATCGCTCCCGCAGATGATTGTGTCTAGTAGAATATCATTTGTAGGAACTCCCTAGGGAGAAGGCCACTTATTAACTGAACTAAACTTATGTATTTTCTTCAAGACTCTTTGAGTTAAAATGGGAGCACCTCTTTTAATTAGAAGATTATTTTTCATACTACTACATTCGAGACTCATACTAGGCATGaaatccaaaatttcaaatgtCAAGCACTAACTATTTAAGTCCCCTTCTCCACAAAGATAGCCAACTCTATTATCAAAGAAATAAGGAAAGGGGCGACAATTTGGCACCAGATATCCGGAGGTGTGGAAAGAGCAGCTGTGAGAACTAAAGTGCAATTCAAGAGTAAACTTAGTAAATAACTAGACTCGATTTACACACCCTCCGAAAGTCTAAGGATAAATTCCCTCTCTACGGAAGAAAGAAGTAGATAAACTATTCACCAATTTCAAGTTACATCATGGCCAATATTCATTAAAAAGTACATATCTAAGTGTATCCTATGGTTCATGTACAAATCCCCAAAAgtctacaaaaatatatatatgcttatgcAAATGTGATCACCATCTATGCTTCTACAGAGTCCACTTCAAGTGACTATCCCCAAGTCTCtttaggtacatcacctacgaTAGCAACACACTAtcactaagcataaagcttagtagCACAcaaactttgggcttggagccataAATTTCTCCaattcccataaaaaaaaactgCAACATATCATAACAAACTTAAACACATGAATTTAGCTATAGCCATATAAGGTGCTCAAGAAATGTATTCTAGAAATGAGCTTATAAAAATCACCATCAAATACTTAATGATGAAGGTAGATGCCTCAAGAAAATCAAATATCAAGTAGTTCAAGATgcaaatattcaaaatttcaagtgtcAAGAAGCTTCACAAAGCTAATCCAAAATTCCACCGATTACTTAATTTTGCCCAACACTACGTCAAACAACAACATCAAGCATAATCGAATAAGAAGAAGAACCGGAATCCACCCAAAAATCAAGAGAATAAAGATTAATGTTGAAAGTACCTTTTTTGGTAACTAATTATTTGTATTAATCACCAAGTAATGAATGATAAGCACCACAGCTAAGCTATATTACACCTAGTTCCAAATAAAAGTCACTGATACATCAAAAAACACTACCTACTATCCAGTGTAGTCAAAGGCGtgcttaagccctgaagcgtGGCTCAAAATGTTTTGAGTGCTTCGCCTCACTCTATGTGCGCTTCAGTGTCGTCTGCCAGGTTCTAAGgcaaacttttccttgccaatgagcaTCTTCAAAAgaagtgacactaaacaattgatatttcactttatcatagtttttttttcaatttctttggtcatatatttgtcattcatgtttataattattagtgTTGGAATAAACATATATAGTTGTATTTTTTTGTCCCTTTGCactttttttcattaaagcccaaGCTTTATTTGCGCTTAAAACCCCAACataccttagagctttttttcacttttcacCATTGAAAACACTGTTACTATCTATGGAATGTAAACAACATTATCAAAAGGATAGCCTGTAGAACACAAAGCTTAGCTTCACTGATGATCTAACATTGCAAATGCAAGTTATTTCCCAAGCTAGACTATCTGTAGTTCTCTCTTTCTACACAAAAGACTCTGAAATTCCTTCCAGACCAAATGGCAGGTAGATATTCTATGTAAACCATCTTTAGAATCTGAGCTGAAGTAGGATAGTGACTTTTTAGTCAtagtttcatacttaaattgGACGTAAGTCCATAAATAAGATGAattgtaaatccaaagtcaagatgcaCAAGATCCAAATTATTTCAAGAGGCATGCCAAAATAAGTGATAGTCACTatcacaagaaggacaaagtccaaaAGAATGCAATAGTGCTCAAGCAATCCGTATATGTGGGTGAGTTAAATTATCTTACAAAAACTACTTCCCGTTACACCAATATGACTTTAACATATTCATAACCCAACTACAAAATTGTACACTCAATGATAGCTAATTTATCCAAGTTTCCAAGAGTCAAAACATACTTTCTAGCAACAAAATcaatatgacaacaacaacatcaacataccTAATGTAATCTCACAAGTGAGTTCTGAGAAAATTATAGTGTACGTTGACCTTATCCCTACCTTGGGAGGTAGAGAAGTGGTTTCTAATATCtaagcaaaataaattaaaaggaaaattcAAGTTTATGTGCAAACGATGAAGCTTTAGTGTTCCAAAATCTCAAACAAACATCAAGTATAGATCCTCAAagcaaataatcaagcaattatgTCGACCTCCTTAGCTCGAGTAAGTAGCTTTAGTACCTTAATACACAACCAAACACCCATTAAGGGTCTGAAATCTGAAGATGTTTAAAGCAAATCATGATGAATATCAACAAGATATAACAagtcttcttttcttcttttcaaacaaaatttaaatttaaattcaagagaagtgataaaaaaatatttactataagAACAAGATCATCTAAAGGCACATAATAAATTTAcaaaatttggggtgttacatcatCATTGTTGTTCACTTCTTCGTGATGAATGGGTGTTCTAATGCCTGAGAAACAGTGATTTTCTTTAGAGGATCTAACACAAAGATTCTCTCCATTAAGTCTTTGAACTGAGCCAACATCTTTAATTCTTCACCTGGGTCACCTAAAATTATTGAACTGATATATTTTAGCTTCATGTTGACAATCAGCTTCCTTATAGCCTGCAAACAAATAGAAGCACATGCAAAACTTAAAAGTACAGCAAAGTTATTACCATTCATTCTTATAAAGGGTTGTTTATCAAGGTTTGAAAGACGGGCTCAAGGGTCTACAAGACATACCTTCTTTGTAGCGAGATCCTCTTCAGTGGCGAGGAAATTGAGATCTTGGTCAAAATGTTGATATGTAAATGCACCTTGtgataaaagaagaaaagagtatTATTGTTTCCATACTAGCTATATCATGGCATTACTCATTACAAACTATAAAATCCGCTACCTAATACAATCATCATAACAAAATTGTCCACAACAAATCATTGACCAGCCTATTAACTTCAAATCATAAATGTTTTCATTAAGAGAATGTCTTAAGACgaacctttctaagcatcttcTTCGGAAATGGACCTTTCAGTTCCATATGAAGAAGGAGCATGTCATTATTAGTATGACAAAGAAATAAGACTTTCCCAGcataaagctcaatcaaacAGCAACCTACTGACCAAATATCCATCGGATGATCGTATGGCAAGCCAAGTACTgcaacaagaaaaaatacattAACAAACAAAACCGAAGATCCATAAAACTAATTAGGATCAAAACATTGGAGCAtcaaacaaaagaaacaaagtGAAAAGGaagatcaaaaaataataaatggcAAATCTTGAGAAATGATACTTACTGATCTCGGGGGCGTGGTAAAAACGGCTCACAAGGTCACAAAGCTTCAGCTTGTCTTTCGCTTCATTTACCTTAACAATTAAATATAGAAAAGTCATCATACGCATACAAAAGCAAAGTGATGAAAAGCTACTCTCAGCAGATGCAAAGTGGGTGAATTAGCAAGCCAGCAAAAGATACAATACTCAAAACATTCCACTTATCAAGATGCTGTCAGGTTTAATATCACAACGAAGCACGCCACAACTCTTTCGATGCTTCAAAGCATTGAAACGTTGCTTCACATAAAGCCTCACAACGTCGAGGCTGAGTCCAATGTTACGCCTAAACTTCTTCTGGATCTCACGGAGATTCATCCAGAGAGACTCAAATACTAGACAAAGATGATTCGAGTACTTGAAGCTAGAGATTAAATGAACACAGCGGCGCTTGTCTTTAGGATCTGAAGCAACTAGCTTCTTCAATATGACCAACTCTTCCATACCCGCTTTATACTTGATGAGAAGAAACAAAACAATTAGGCCACCAAAACAAGTAAGGTTGGTACGAAATGGAGAAATTAATAGATTAACTCACATCGTTTCATTATTATGAATGATTTTTATTGCTACTTTTGTCGGGTCACCGGGTATAACCTTCAAATCTTTATCCCGAACAATAGTATAAAACACGTCTTTCCCATGAGCAGCAAGAATCTCATAATGGCCATCAAGAATTTCTCCGAAGTAGTATCTTGCAAAAGTCAATGAGAATTAGAACATCAACTAAGAAAAAAGTTACCAGCCATTACAGGAAAAGTTGACAAAAATAGGCAAAAGGATAAAGCTATTTTCTTGAGGTAAGAATGTCAACTTGCAGTATGATATATCAAATAACAGAATGAAGGGACTGTCATGAGCAAATATCAAGGAAGAGGgagaaaaaaacaaatttagAAGTGTGATCAACATGCTCTGAAGTAAGAACTCAAATAAGAAAGATCCAAACAAAATATGAGATGAAATACTTACTATAATACCTTTGCGGATCATTGCCATGTCATTTGCCCTGCAAAGCAGATATAACCAGACACATAAAATCAGTTTACTTATTACAGCCTAATTTGTCAAAGAAAAAACTCTCCATAAGTACAATAAATTATTTCCCACAATTCAGTCTAAGCACAAGTACAAAGAACAGAACAatcctctttttttctctcacTTATTGGCTAGTGTTTTACCTTGGAGCATACAACACAAGATAGAGGGATTCATAGAATCAATAGAATTCAAATAATACATGATTCCTAGATATCACACTCTAAACTGAACAGTAGTAGCAAAAACTGCCACCAAGTAATACACTCCCACAATATGGACAAACAGAATAACCTTCAACtagaaatataacaaaataaaagcCATTTTGCAGTCATCAGTTCAATAAATGGTTCCTTTTTACGTTGCATTTTGGGTTCAGTAGGAAAGAAAGGGACACTCACATTTTGTTTGAAttaatataacaataataacaatttcTGATGACGGAACCAAGACAGACTCACCATTTTTGAAATAGCAGCAGGTGATTCTCCAAATATATCGTCACAAAGTAATGACTAATGATCAGAAAAATAAGCTGCTTTATCAAcataacatattttttatttctatttttgagAATTATCAGCATGCCAAAACATTTGAGCCCAATTGCTAGAAATTCAGTGGTCAATTATATTTAACAGGCAGTTAAATTCCAACCTATTGCTTAACTCCGTCCTCATGCTCCAGTTGATGCTGTTTGAATTTTTCTATTTGTTTAGGAAGCTCCTTCACTAGCTCCTCTATTAAAAACTGCAAAGTAATGACTATGATCAGAAAAAGTAAGCTGCAATATCAGCATTTCGAAGTATTATTTCATCAACTAATTTAAAAACAAACCCATAAATGGGAGAATGATTATAAGCTCACATAAATAAGTGTTGAAAGATAGGGGAAAAAAAGAGAATGGGCACATATTCTAACCTGTGGTTGCTGTTAGAGACGTTTAATTTGTTTCTCAAGCTTCTTCACTAGCTCCACTGTTGAAAACTGCAAAGTAATGACTTATTATCAGAAGAAGTAAGCCGTATTATCAGCATCCCAAAATATTTGAACCCAATTGGAAAGTATTTCATCAACTAATTCTAAAACAAACCCCTAACAAAAGGGGAAAGTATTAAGACTCCCAGAAAGTAGTGTGGaagataaataaaacaaaaagaagaatgaCATCACCAGAAAAGAAAACCCATTTGAATCTCAGGGTCAAGTGAACACACCTACCTCTGGAGTAGCGTGTCCCAGTCCACCAGCTCCAGAAGCCTTCTCTTCAAAATTATAACCACCTCGCAAAGGTGATTTCCCAGAAGAAAATGTTATCTCATCAATATGGACATCTGCACCATTGGTTGGACCATCAATGTGCTCTGATACAAACTATCTCTAGCTGCATGCTTCTCAGTAGAATGATCCGCATAAACCTCACCTAATGTCAAGAAATGAAAACCACAATTAGAGACCAAAAATTCAACAAGAGAgagacagagagagagagagatagagacATGTAGAGGAAGAGCAGATAAAATAGCTCTGAAGAGGCTCAGGTGTATTTACAATCTTCATAAAAGCTTAAGTGGAGACAGTATCCAACTCAAATCctgtcacgccctgagagggtaccctaggcgtggccggcactcagaaaccattgctggcctctgagagaaccacttggtctcatcacttattcgttcattagtggaagacttaataagaatacttatgtgggctctccatcaacaacatcaaatgaaagaagaatttttttagaagaagtagtttcaaaggagaactattccaattacatcattaaactctgtctatgaagcctctaacactatcagatggtgccaatgacatgtccatggctacctcaaaagaaacatcatgctcaacaataataaaaggataaggagttcctccgaatacaagaaggactcaccaaatagccaaaaagaaatgatcttcaacgatgcgcctgttgaggatctctaatacctatatctgcatcataaaatggtgtaggtcgaatgacgtcagtacgtagaatgtacgagtatgtaaaatggaaggaaggtaaggacatatatcaagaaatttcTCTCAGGAAAACTTAGCTGagaactcaacattatctcaacatTTATATGTagtgcaaatttaaaataataataagaaatgcttactcaattgggagtttctctaatcgacaaccatcacttatgatctagcgatgatacaaaaaagcaatgtcgttgccacatctatccaataccttgccagggtaaaggacatcaccatcttggatccactcattaaattcctctttttgggacttaaaagACATAgcctccttcttttcctcttccatatGGGCCGTACTCTCCATGGATAACTTGCTAAGAGTATCGGCAACTGTTTGCTTTACCTgagtggtagagaatgctcatttcataatccttgagcaactctagccatcccTTCTGCCTTAAGTTCATCtctttctggctgaatacatactgcaagctcttatgatctgggaatacatccacatgtacaccataaagatagtgacgccaaatcttaagagcaaataccataattgccaactcaaggtcatgagtggggtagtttctctcatgattCTTAAGTTGCCTGGAAGCGTAGACAATGAACTTaccttaactgcctcaatcttttgagtatcaacttgaatttcatcaccagatataatatggcctaggaaagctacagactcaagccaaaactcacacttcgaaaacttagcatacaactccctctccttaagagtttgaaggacaatcctaaggtaattaacatgctcactcttacttctagagtagaccaaaatatcatcgatgaagacaatcacaaacgtatccaggtatggcttgaatacccggttcatgaggtccataaaagccgCAGGAGCATTTTTCAATCCAAAGaacataataagaaactcaaaatgactatAGCGGGTTTGAAAAGCCGTCTTcaggatgtcacattctcttactttcaactgatgatagcctgatctaaggtctatcttagagaagcatgtggcaccctaaagttggtcaaataaatcatctattctggggagaggatacttgttttttatggtgaccttgttcagttgtcggtaatcaGTGCACATTCTAatggaaccatctttcttttgcacgaataggacaaGAGTGccctaaggtgagacacttggcctaataaatcccttatctagtaggtctttcagttgttctttcaactctttcaactcagcgggGGCCATCATATAAGGAGAAATgaagataggttgtgtatcaggaaggacatcaataccaaagtctatctctctatcaagaGGTATTCTGGggagatcctcaggaaagacttcaggaaactcattcaaaatgggaactgactcaagagatagagactgatcattaatatttttgactcagactatatgatatatgcatcccttagagattaactttctggcctttaggtaggaaataaatttatccTTAGGCACTCcagaactccccttccactctaagataggcttatttggaaattaaaacttgacaattcgggtcctacaatcaactgaggcataacaagcataaagccagtccatgccaagaatcacatcaaaatcaaccatgtccaactcaactaagttagccatggtatccctgtgatagattgacacagtacaatctctataggcCCTcttagctaagatagactcaccaacaggagtagacacgctgaaaggctcaagaagacactcaagaaggatctcaaatttactagctaagtaaggagtcacaaaagataacgtAGTACTTGGATAAAGTAATGtctacacatcaaaagaaaggactcagaGCATACCAATAACAATATCGGGTGCATTTTCTTGGTATTGgtgactacccatagcatacagacgatTTGTTCCCCCGCCtacacttgaagctgcacctctctgattacctctattctgtggagctgcaaaGGAAAATTAACCTCTACTACTTCTATCTCCCTATATCTTTGAAGGatactcattctggaagtgacctgtctttccacattcGTAGCAAGCATGGTGCCCAAATGACACTCTCCTAAATGGAGCCTCCCatatctagcacatggtggctTTTCTCTAGAACCTTGACCCATACTTacttgggactgagaaccctgaACTCAGAAGTTTTTGTGACTTAgggatctctgatcatacctagtattaggtgtaaaagcatttgttggggaaggtgcataattggaagacctcttttgaaagaaggacttgttacccttcccttgcttctgctcgttctcatgcccaacaaacttagccttcttgcttaagtgttcctctcggtccctTTTCTTGTCCTCCTCAACCTTATGAGCATaaaccatcaatctagaaaaatccatgtcagaaatcattaacattgccttacattctttctttacatgtttgcctaggccagagacaaactttctcatcttggcccttatatgaggaatcatttctggggcatatttggacaaatgaataaattcaaactatacactttcacagtcatactcaccttcttggggttcataaactcctcaatttttgcttcacatagctcttggggaaagaagttatcaagaaatgctctttcaaactcattccAAAGAGCCGGCTCCGCATCCTCACCTCTagtttcttcccactggttataccataCATTTGCCACAttcttgagctgataagacaccaactcaaccccctcgatctctgtagcatgcatcactTTTAGTATCTTCTACATcttatcaatgaaattttgggggtcctcgtcaaccttggaacccatgaagaccggcggattcattcttagaaaatctctaatcctcgtgGTAGCAGACGaatcttgataactagagctaggagttggtgaactttggctactatttcgggcagccaccaattgggtgagcatagcaatcgctcctcgaaaatcttcctcagaagtaggaatggtctgaacagtaggtacttggggtaccttagtagaccttgcaggtcggcccctagttctctaTGGAGGTATCACTAACTGTGGAACTGCAGTGCTGGCAGCATTCCTCTGACTAaatgaacgtttaggaggcatgtctgaaatgtgtaaatgcacgaattatAAAAGAAGTtgttatagagttaaactctatcgcacgaactcagatatgaaagaagtgaaacaatttcctaatgtcctatagcctcctgattataagtgtggtgcactatacacccataa
This Solanum dulcamara chromosome 8, daSolDulc1.2, whole genome shotgun sequence DNA region includes the following protein-coding sequences:
- the LOC129900614 gene encoding serine/threonine-protein kinase prp4-like; its protein translation is MRMMTFLYLIVKVNEAKDKLKLCDLVSRFYHAPEIILGLPYDHPMDIWSVGCCLIELYAGKVLFLCHTNNDMLLLHMELKGPFPKKMLRKVHLHINILTKISISSPLKRISLQRRL